In Citrus sinensis cultivar Valencia sweet orange chromosome 4, DVS_A1.0, whole genome shotgun sequence, one DNA window encodes the following:
- the LOC102610188 gene encoding transcription factor MYB1R1 isoform X1, with translation MSRSCSQCGNNGHNSRTCAEAGGGGSSGAGSEENGIMLFGVRVTEGSSSFRKSISMDNLSQFDQPQDSNADAGYASDDIVHASGRSRERKRGVPWTEDEHRLFLLGLQKVGKGDWRGISRNFVKTRTPTQVASHAQKYFLRRFNQNKRRRRSSLFDITASSTDTNLQFMGLTMEEEQARQQETITVPLPQPQLNRHPGGFPVSAYPLKHSAVVLPVTGQKSMENLTIGPSNKPTTSPKLIRPIPIHPVPPSSKLGGLNLNQKATHVDVDTLPLSLKLSTPSSSSDEQSAQTPHSSAAFQAMSSGDSNSIISVA, from the exons atgtctCGCAGTTGCTCACAGTGTGGAAACAACGGCCACAACTCGCGCACATGCGCCGAGGCTGGTGGTGGTGGAAGCAGTGGCGCAGGGTCTGAAGAGAATGGAATCATGCTGTTTGGCGTGCGAGTCACTGAGGGTAGCTCGTCCTTTAGGAAAAGTATTAGCATGGACAATCTTTCCCAATTTGATCAGCCTCAAGATTCTAATGCTGATGCGGGCTATGCCTCCGATGACATCGTTCACGCCTCCGGTAGAAGCCGTGAGCGCAAGAGAG GTGTTCCATGGACGGAGGACGAACACAGGCTGTTCCTGTTAGGGTTACAGAAAGTTGGGAAAGGAGATTGGAGAGGAATCTCAAGAAACTTTGTGAAGACACGCACACCGACGCAAGTTGCTAGCCATGCTCAGAAGTACTTCCTCCGTCGCTTTAACCAGAATAAAAGACGCCGTAGATCTAGTCTCTTTGATATCACCGCCAGTTCCACTGATACG AATTTACAGTTCATGGGTTTGACAATGGAAGAAGAACAGGCTCGTCAGCAGGAAACAATAACAGTGCCACTACCGCAGCCGCAGTTAAATCGACATCCTGGAGGGTTTCCGGTGTCAGCTTATCCTTTAAAGCATTCTGCAGTAGTGTTACCGGTCACCGGCCAGAAGTCCATGGAGAATCTCACAATAGGACCAAGCAACAAGCCCACAACATCACCAAAGCTCATTCGTCCAATACCGATTCATCCGGTTCCTCCGTCTTCAAAACTGGGTGGTCTTAATTTGAATCAGAAAGCCACCCACGTGGACGTGGACACTTTGCCTCTCTCGCTGAAGCTCTCTACGCCGTCGTCATCCTCCGACGAGCAGTCGGCACAAACACCACACTCGTCAGCAGCTTTTCAGGCCATGTCCAGTGGTGACAGCAATAGCATCATCAGTGTTGCTTGA
- the LOC102610188 gene encoding transcription factor MYB1R1 isoform X2, with product MSRSCSQCGNNGHNSRTCAEAGGGGSSGAGSEENGIMLFGVRVTEGSSSFRKSISMDNLSQFDQPQDSNADAGYASDDIVHASGRSRERKRGVPWTEDEHRLFLLGLQKVGKGDWRGISRNFVKTRTPTQVASHAQKYFLRRFNQNKRRRRSSLFDITASSTDTFMGLTMEEEQARQQETITVPLPQPQLNRHPGGFPVSAYPLKHSAVVLPVTGQKSMENLTIGPSNKPTTSPKLIRPIPIHPVPPSSKLGGLNLNQKATHVDVDTLPLSLKLSTPSSSSDEQSAQTPHSSAAFQAMSSGDSNSIISVA from the exons atgtctCGCAGTTGCTCACAGTGTGGAAACAACGGCCACAACTCGCGCACATGCGCCGAGGCTGGTGGTGGTGGAAGCAGTGGCGCAGGGTCTGAAGAGAATGGAATCATGCTGTTTGGCGTGCGAGTCACTGAGGGTAGCTCGTCCTTTAGGAAAAGTATTAGCATGGACAATCTTTCCCAATTTGATCAGCCTCAAGATTCTAATGCTGATGCGGGCTATGCCTCCGATGACATCGTTCACGCCTCCGGTAGAAGCCGTGAGCGCAAGAGAG GTGTTCCATGGACGGAGGACGAACACAGGCTGTTCCTGTTAGGGTTACAGAAAGTTGGGAAAGGAGATTGGAGAGGAATCTCAAGAAACTTTGTGAAGACACGCACACCGACGCAAGTTGCTAGCCATGCTCAGAAGTACTTCCTCCGTCGCTTTAACCAGAATAAAAGACGCCGTAGATCTAGTCTCTTTGATATCACCGCCAGTTCCACTGATACG TTCATGGGTTTGACAATGGAAGAAGAACAGGCTCGTCAGCAGGAAACAATAACAGTGCCACTACCGCAGCCGCAGTTAAATCGACATCCTGGAGGGTTTCCGGTGTCAGCTTATCCTTTAAAGCATTCTGCAGTAGTGTTACCGGTCACCGGCCAGAAGTCCATGGAGAATCTCACAATAGGACCAAGCAACAAGCCCACAACATCACCAAAGCTCATTCGTCCAATACCGATTCATCCGGTTCCTCCGTCTTCAAAACTGGGTGGTCTTAATTTGAATCAGAAAGCCACCCACGTGGACGTGGACACTTTGCCTCTCTCGCTGAAGCTCTCTACGCCGTCGTCATCCTCCGACGAGCAGTCGGCACAAACACCACACTCGTCAGCAGCTTTTCAGGCCATGTCCAGTGGTGACAGCAATAGCATCATCAGTGTTGCTTGA
- the LOC102629594 gene encoding probable inactive receptor kinase At1g27190, whose translation MKIRFILASLLLLSYSLLTVSIEDDVKCLEGIQNSIKDPDGRLSWSFTNTTVGAICRLTGVSCWNEKENRIISLTLSSMQLSGQLPESLHLCHSLQTLDLSDNSLSGSIPVDLCKWLPYVVQLDLSNNHLSGPIPPQIVECKFLNKLILSNNKLSGSIPFEVSRLDRLKEFSVAGNDLSGTIPPDLARFPEESFDGNSGLCGKPLGKCGGLSGKNLGIIIAAGVLGALGSIILGFLIWWWFFVRVSKKKRGYGADSGKDDSSWIQVLRSHKLVQVSLFQKPIVKVKLADLLAATNSFAVENIIISTRTGVSYKAVLPDASALAIKRLSACKLSEKQFRSEMNRLGQLRHPNLVPLLGFCVVEEERFLVYKHMPNGTLYSLLHGNGVDNTPSGVLDWSTRLRIGMGASRGLAWLHHGCQPPYMHQYISSNVILIDDDFDARITDFGLARLVGSRDPNDSSFVHGDLGEFGYVAPEYSSTMVASLKGDVYGFGIVLLELLTGQKPLDVAGAEEGFKGNLVDWVNHLVITGRSRDVVDKSLYGRGNDDEIMQFLRVACSCVVSRPKDRPSMYQVYESLKSMAEKHGFSEPYDEFPMIFGKQDPDCKE comes from the coding sequence ATGAAGATCCGCTTTATATTAGCTTCACTTCTGCTCTTAAGCTACTCATTGCTTACTGTTTCAATCGAAGACGATGTCAAATGTTTAGAAGGAATCCAAAACTCTATAAAGGATCCAGATGGCCGGCTTTCCTGGTCATTTACCAACACGACCGTCGGTGCAATCTGCAGGCTAACCGGCGTTTCGTGTTGGAACGAGAAAGAGAACCGAATCATCAGTCTCACTTTAAGTTCAATGCAACTCTCCGGTCAACTTCCTGAGTCTCTACATCTCTGTCACAGCTTGCAAACTCTAGATCTGTCCGACAACTCTCTCTCCGGTTCGATCCCGGTCGACCTCTGCAAGTGGCTTCCGTACGTCGTTCAACTCGATCTCTCCAACAACCATCTCTCCGGTCCAATCCCGCCGCAGATCGTGGAGTGTAAGTTCCTtaacaaacttattttaagtAACAATAAATTGTCCGGTTCAATTCCCTTCGAAGTCAGCCGGTTAGATCGTTTGAAAGAATTTTCCGTTGCTGGGAATGATTTGTCGGGAACAATACCGCCTGATCTGGCGAGGTTTCCAGAAGAAAGTTTTGATGGAAATAGCGGACTTTGCGGTAAGCCGTTGGGTAAATGCGGGGGCTTGAGTGGTAAGAATCTTGGTATTATTATTGCTGCTGGTGTTCTTGGTGCTTTAGGTTCTATAATCTTAGGATTTTTGATTTGGTGGTGGTTTTTTGTTAGAGTTAGTAAGAAGAAAAGAGGGTATGGCGCTGATAGCGGTAAAGATGACAGTAGTTGGATTCAAGTATTGAGGTCGCATAAGCTTGTTCAGGTTTCGTTGTTTCAGAAACCAATTGTGAAGGTTAAATTAGCGGATTTGTTGGCTGCTACTAATAGTTTTGCTGTTGAGAACATTATTATTTCCACAAGAACTGGGGTTTCGTACAAGGCAGTGCTGCCGGATGCTTCTGCCTTGGCCATTAAGAGGCTCAGTGCTTGTAAACTTAGTGAGAAGCAGTTTAGGTCGGAGATGAATAGGTTGGGACAGCTTAGGCATCCAAATTTGGTGCCGTTGTTGGGGTTTTGTGTTGTGGAAGAGGAAAGGTTTTTGGTGTACAAGCATATGCCTAATGGGACCTTGTACTCACTGTTGCATGGAAATGGTGTTGATAACACTCCGTCTGGTGTTCTGGATTGGTCTACTAGGCTTAGGATTGGCATGGGTGCATCAAGAGGGCTTGCTTGGCTTCATCATGGATGCCAGCCTCCATATATGCATCAGTATATTAGTTCAAATGTGATTCTTATTGACGATGATTTTGATGCTAGGATAACGGATTTTGGACTGGCTAGGCTTGTGGGTTCTCGTGATCCGAATGATAGTTCTTTTGTGCATGGGGATCTGGGGGAATTTGGTTATGTTGCTCCTGAGTACTCAAGCACCATGGTTGCTTCATTGAAAGGGGACGTTTATGGTTTTGGGATTGTTCTTTTAGAGTTGCTCACAGGGCAAAAGCCTCTTGACGTGGCTGGTGCAGAAGAAGGATTCAAGGGAAATTTGGTGGATTGGGTTAACCATTTAGTGATCACTGGTAGAAGCAGAGATGTTGTTGATAAGTCTCTGTATGGGAGAGGTAATGATGATGAGATTATGCAGTTTCTGAGGGTTGCTTGTAGTTGTGTGGTTTCAAGGCCCAAGGATAGGCCTTCTATGTACCAGGTTTATGAGTCATTGAAGAGCATGGCTGAGAAACATGGTTTCTCTGAACCGTATGATGAATTTCCAATGATCTTTGGTAAGCAAGATCCTGACTGTAAAGAGTAG
- the LOC102629311 gene encoding uncharacterized protein LOC102629311 isoform X1 encodes MASPLFIFLLFIITQLSSPHQASTYQPESKSADRSVGQRHFLSFKETPSGSNRTFECSPSGPCVRCLYSEKIDEKYRCSETGYRIPLKCVESEDVSNVENEKKTRGALEISTDSEKPHVILHDAVELTTSIKHRSLLEDSSTSKGKSQAYITYRSCILAVNEEKLSVLGFEGIVFCLLLISGSAVYLRRKQAVTMSGIGTGRIQANSRF; translated from the exons atGGCTTCTCCtctatttattttccttttatttataataactCAGCTCTCTTCTCCTCACCAAGCATCAACTTACCAACC TGAAAGCAAATCGGCGGATAGAAGCGTCGGGCAAAGACATTTTTTGAGTTTCAAAGAAACGCCTAGTGGAAGCAACCGTACTTTCGAATGCTCTCCTTCCGGTCCCTGCGTTCGCTGTCTTTATTCCGAAAAG ATTGATGAAAAGTATCGATGCAGTGAGACTGGTTATCGTATTCCATTGAAATGTGTAGAAAGTGAAGATGTTTCCAATGTTGAGAATGAGAAAAAGACTCGTGGTGCTCTTGAGATCTCCACTGACAGTGAGAAACCACATGTGATATTGCATGATGCAGTAGAGCTCACAACATCAATAAAACATAGAAGCTTACTGGAAGATTCATCTACGTCTAAGGGTAAGTCTCAGGCTTACATTACTTATAGAAGCTGTATACTGGCGGTTAACGAAGAGAAGCTGTCAGTACTTGGTTTCGAG GGGATTGTATTCTGTTTGCTGCTCATTAGCGGTTCAGCCGTATACTTGAGAAGAAAGCAGGCTGTTACAATGTCAGGAATAGGAACAGGGAGAATCCAGGCTAACTCCAGATTCTAA
- the LOC102629311 gene encoding uncharacterized protein LOC102629311 isoform X2 has protein sequence MASPLFIFLLFIITQLSSPHQASTYQPESKSADRSVGQRHFLSFKETPSGSNRTFECSPSGPCVRCLYSEKIDEKYRCSETGYRIPLKCVESEDVSNVENEKKTRGALEISTDSEKPHVILHDAVELTTSIKHRSLLEDSSTSKGKSQAYITYRSCILAVNEEKLSVLGFEMQT, from the exons atGGCTTCTCCtctatttattttccttttatttataataactCAGCTCTCTTCTCCTCACCAAGCATCAACTTACCAACC TGAAAGCAAATCGGCGGATAGAAGCGTCGGGCAAAGACATTTTTTGAGTTTCAAAGAAACGCCTAGTGGAAGCAACCGTACTTTCGAATGCTCTCCTTCCGGTCCCTGCGTTCGCTGTCTTTATTCCGAAAAG ATTGATGAAAAGTATCGATGCAGTGAGACTGGTTATCGTATTCCATTGAAATGTGTAGAAAGTGAAGATGTTTCCAATGTTGAGAATGAGAAAAAGACTCGTGGTGCTCTTGAGATCTCCACTGACAGTGAGAAACCACATGTGATATTGCATGATGCAGTAGAGCTCACAACATCAATAAAACATAGAAGCTTACTGGAAGATTCATCTACGTCTAAGGGTAAGTCTCAGGCTTACATTACTTATAGAAGCTGTATACTGGCGGTTAACGAAGAGAAGCTGTCAGTACTTGGTTTCGAG ATGCAAACCTAA